One genomic segment of Arachis duranensis cultivar V14167 chromosome 4, aradu.V14167.gnm2.J7QH, whole genome shotgun sequence includes these proteins:
- the LOC107484783 gene encoding probable WRKY transcription factor 49 — MVESTTNALMTMMMEEEVILMSSNSNSNSNSSCSEGSEDDDLVKELLDDATPLLLPPSDHYNTIIRPPPSDGDGDDYDHAINSFISNIYSGPTISNFENALSVINNSNNHQSDQHLEHLSSARVSILERGLSKIENKYTLKFKCFGNGMGDDGYKWRKYGQKSIKNSPNPRSYYRCTNPRCSAKKQVERSNEDPDTLIITYEGLHLHFAYPHFLTGQPHQSQSDPPIKKPKPMPTASPENKAQEILEAKDVQANPTLGLIQTTLTDSQEDMANVNLGSQGLLEDMVPFMVRNPHNNGNSTNSLFSCSSQPTTPPSLWFPNYSTSCHTVGLNFSN, encoded by the exons atggtTGAGTCAACAACAAATGCattgatgacgatgatgatggaGGAGGAAGTCATACTAATGTCTTCTAATTCTAATTCCAATTCCAATTCTTCTTGTTCAGAAGGGTCAGAGGATGATGACCTTGTTAAAGAGCTTTTAGATGATGCcactcctcttcttcttccgcCTTCGGACCACTACAACACAATAATAAGGCCGCCGCCTTCTGACGGTGACGGTGATGATTATGACCACGCCATTAACAGCTTCATATCCAACATTTACTCAGGTCCGACAATCTCAAACTTTGAAAATGCTTTGTCAGTGATCAATAATAGTAACAACCACCAAAGCGATCAGCATTTGGAACACCTCTCATCAGCAAg GGTTTCCATATTGGAAAGGGGTTTGAGTAAAATTGAGAACAAGTATACGCTCAAATTCAAGTGCTTTGGCAATGGGATGGGTGATGATGGATATAAGTGGAGGAAGTATGGTCAAAAATCTATTAAGAATAGCCCAAATCCTAG GAGCTACTATAGATGCACGAATCCAAGGTGCAGTGCAAAGAAGCAAGTTGAGAGATCCAATGAGGACCCAGACACACTTATCATCACTTACGAAGGTCTTCACTTGCACTTTGCCTACCCTCATTTTCTCACAGGACAACCACACCAATCGCAATCAGATCCTCCAATCAAGAAGCCCAAGCCCATGCCTACAGCTTCACCAGAAAACAAAGCCCAAGAAATTCTAGAAGCCAAGGATGTCCAAGCCAACCCTACTTTGGGCTTAATTCAAACAACTTTAACTGACTCCCAAGAAGATATGGCCAATGTTAATTTGGGCTCACAAGGCCTGCTTGAAGATATGGTGCCATTCATGGTTAGGAACCCCCATAACAATGGCAATAGCACTAACTcacttttttcttgttcttctcaACCAACTACACCTCCTTCGCTGTGGTTTCCAAATTATTCAACGTCCTGTCATACTGTTGGCTTGAATTTTAGCAATTAG